The Culex pipiens pallens isolate TS chromosome 2, TS_CPP_V2, whole genome shotgun sequence DNA window ggcggggttgagttgtagagggataaccttgtctgtttggaagtgtgtggtcttaatcgtgttcagagccccaagattagttaaatttgagtagtcgtttgcaggtcacataataccctttgtgtttagggttttctatacagccgccatcttggtttgaataaccttgtctgtttggaagtctgtagtggtcttaatcgtgttcagagccccaagattagttaaatttgagtagtcgtttgcaggtcacataataccctttgtgtttagggttttctatacagccgccatcttggccgccatcttggtttgaataacattgtctgtttggaagtctgtagtggtcttaatcgtgttcagagccccaagattagttaaatttgagtagtcgttcGCAGGTcgcataataccctttgtgtttagggttttctatacagccgccatcttggccgccatcttgaatgtcTTGCGTCTCTTTGAAAATTCCGCCTATCAACCTTTAAATTCGGATTCAGCTGGATCGATTTAGTCTAATTCAtactttgttgattttgttttctttgtttgacaaaaaatatcccaaaattacaattttatgctTGCTTTCCTTAGTGGCAATACCGGATTAGGCCCTTTGGCCATGTCGGTTGGAGACCACTTCACtaaaatgctaataactttttggggttaactcggatcgtcttgcactcttctacaaagttgttgggcattaaatttcacataagaatctcacgtttggCAAATTTTGGACACTCGCAACGCCACCTACAGGGAGAATTACAAAACTGTGccgtttctccatacattttgacgatttttcccatacaaacttcatgcccgagtatcaatgggttaatgttgaccgatttcgctcaaattttgcacAGAGGCTTAGAATACCCTAGGGATCAGTTTTCGGCTTGTGGAgctgggggtcattttttctgggcaccctaacgcTGGATGCATTGGATGAAGAATTGGAACTTGTTTTTCAAGATAGGATGAGGAATCCGGAAAAGTCAGCTGATAGGAACAAATCTGTATGCAAGTTAATTTAAACTAtgtggaatttttaaaaatgtcaataaaaaaattatttagaagATCAAGAGAAATCcccaaatttttattcaaaactaaTATTAAAGCAAAAGTTGCATAAGGTCCATAAACccaagagcaactctctaccaaaaccacaaatggattttattgttttttttttttatttggctcaaactttgtgggggacttctctatgcccaaagaagctattttgtgtcattggttcacccatacaagtcaccatacaattttagctgctgtccatacaaaaatggtacgtaaatattaaaacagttttaacttttgagtgaattttctgatcgatttggtgtcttccgcaaagttgtaggtattgttgaggactatttagaaatttatagatacatggatttttttgccgatttttagttgaccttttttcacaaaaactcaatttctcaaaatgcgtattttttattttcgatatttttttatgttttaggggacacaaaacccgcaacttttgagctatagagaagtatggtcaaaaaatctgccaccgagttattaatttttgaaaaaaaaagtgatttttggaaaaaaaatataaattttataccaaaacaaaatttgacctgaatcttttatgtaaaactgaacttgcaatcgaaaagtactttacagattatATGATAAaaggcttcgttttcaagatatagccactgaatgtttgattttaacgatatatttgcagtttttcgattgagttaccatttttaattttttttaagttcagaaaatttgctatgaaattgtctatgagacatcgaagattggacctctggttgctgagataaagcttttaaaaggaaaaaaatgaaaattgaagctTGGCTTCTTAGGgaagcccccacaaagtttgagccacataaaaaaatacaaaaaaaatggtcgaaatctaCCGATTTCTTAGACGACTGCTCCCAATTGTTCTGAAGGTGAGCTAAATttgatgtgggtaattctccgccaactcacacagcagttgccccgacccctcttcgatttgcgtgaaactttgtcctaaggggtaacttttgtccctgatcacgaatccgtttttgatatctcgtgacggaggggcggtacgaccccttccatttttgaacatgcgaaaaagatgtgtttttcaataatttacagcctgaaacggtgatgagatagaaatttggtgtcaaagggactattatgtaaaattagacgcccgatttgatggcatactcagaattccgaaaaaaaaaacatatttttcatcgaaaaaaacactaaaaaagttttaaaaattctcccatttaccgttactcgactgttaaaaatttttggaacatgtcattttatgggaaatttaatgtacttttcaaatctacattgacccagaagggtcattttttcatttagaacaaaatttttcattttaaaatttggtgttttttctaactttgcagggttattttttagagtgtaacaatgttctacaaagctgtagagcagacaattacaaaaattttgatatatggacataagggatttgcttataaacatcacgagttatcgcttttttacgaaaaaagttttgaaaaagttggtctttttttttcttaaaatcgcgataactcgtgatgtttctaagcaaaccccttatgtctatgtatccaaatttttgtaattgtctgctctacagctttgtagaacattgttgatttgtaaagtacattaaatttcccataaaatgacatgttccaaaaatttttaacagtcgagtaacggtaaatgggagaatttttaaaacttttttagtgtttttttcgatgaaaaatatgttttttttttcggaattctgagtatgccatcaaatcgggcgtctaattttacataatagtccctttgacaccaaatttctatctcatcaccgtttcaggctgcaaattattgaaaaacacatctttttcgcatgttcaaaaatggaaggggtcgtaccgcccctccgtcacgagatatcaaaaacggattcgtgatcagggacaaaagttaccccttaggacaaagtttcacgcaaatcgaagaggggtcggggcaactgctgtgtgagttggcggagaattacccacatcaaATTTAGCTCACCTTCAGAACAATCAggacaatttttgtaattgtctgctctacaactttgtagaacattgttacactctaaaaaataaccctgcaaagttagaaaaaacacgaaattttaaaatgaaattttttgttctaaatgaaaaaatgacccttcagggtcattgtagattcgaaaagtacaattaatttcccataaaatgacatgttccaaaatgttttacagtcgagtaacggaaaatggaagaatttttaaaacttttttagtgtttttttcgatgaaaaatacgttttttcggaattctgagtacgccatcaaatcgggcgtctaattttacataatagtccctttgacaccaaatttctatctcatcaccgtttcaggttgcaaattattgaaaaacacatcttttttcgcatgttcaaaaatggaaggggtcgtaccgcccctccgtcacgagatatcaaaaaacggacctcggattcgtgatcaggaacaaaagttacctcgTAAGACAAAGTTtatcgcaaatcgaagaggggtcggggcaacttttcccggtttcgtgtgagttggtagagaattacccatgtatcaAAATCAACAAACTGCATTGGATACATCACGTTTTTTCAATCTGTTGTACGTATAACTTCTCTAACAAACGCTATGAGTTTTACACGTACTAAGAAAAGATAAACGATACAGTCAGAGTCAATTATCTGCAAGTCAATACCAAGCAATAACTATCTAGCTAAATCAATAGAACATCATTTAATTATGGGAattgaaaaaacaataaatcacGTTCGCAGTTCAGTGTAATTAAAACCGATGGGAACGCACTGAAAACGATTTCAATGTGAGCATTATTTTTGTACTTCATGCAACAAAAACGCCAACTTCAAGTTCATACCACCCGCTTGATAAAGCATCCAGCATTCGTATTAAAGGCTTCCCAAGCGTTATCACTGTTCTGGAAACATTTCGAACGAAACGACGTTAATAAAGACAGAAGACGGCGTCGTTTCGTTCGCGCTTCTGCAATgatgaaataaaatcaaactgtcAGGCATGTATGATGATGACTCATAAAACGTTGATTTCCGTGTAAATTTCTCTCTCCATGAAACACACTTTATGAACGAATTTTATTCAGGTTTATTTTGCAGTTTGCTTTGCAGAAAATTAAACGTTTTATCCTGCCATTTGATACCGTCGAGAGCAGCAAGGGCGTTCCTGTTGGTGTAAAGTAACGTTGATTAAGATTTTGAACGATAAAAGATTCAGGTCGAACTCACCACGTCTGCTTCTTCACGTAAATCTGAATCGTTGGTTTGGGAAATCCGTTAAAGTTGGTCGCAAACGTAATTCCATACGCTCCTATGTTCTCGAACAGCAAATACTCGCCGATGTCGTGCTCCGGAAAGTCAACGTCCTCGCAGACGATATCCGTCGAGTCACAGGTTGGTCCCCAAACGGTGGTCTTGAACTGGATTTTATCTCGTTTTTGCTTGGTGATAATTGGGATGGCCCGCGACAGATCGTTGATCGCCCGTAGGCTGACCCAGTCAAACAGGGTTCCAAATACCCCATCGTTGATATAGTACATGACTTGCAGGATTCGTGAGCTATCCGCTGGATCTCGAATGATCTTTTTTCCGTTAATCGTAGCCAGCAGTCGAACGGCGGATCCAACGTAGTATCTTCCAGGCTCAGCAATCACCTGAATCCCATCAAGATTTGGGAAAAACTCGTCTAAAGCACGGTTGATTGCCGTTGCAAACTCACCAATTGGTTTATCGACGTCTCCCGGGAACCCTCCACCAATATCCAGCAACGAGAACCGATATCCGACAGTGTCAGCAAACTCAAACAGAAACTTAGCAGATTTGATAGCATTGTAGAAGCAATCCGCGTCCAAGCTTCCACATCCCACGTGGAAGCTGACTCCGATCACGTTCAACCCCAACTCTTGAGCCTTCCGGATCAACTCCGGCCCGTCAAGCCGAGCATCACACCCAAACTTCTTCCCCAGCGAAATCAACACCTTGTCCGAATCGTGCCGGATTCTCAACACCAGCTCCGCTTCCGGGTAGTACTTGGCCACCTTCTCCAGCTCGCACTCGTTATCAAACGTCATCTTCCCCACCCCATTGTTCCTGGCAAATACCAGCGACTCCTTCGCCTTAATCGGATGGGCGTAGATGATCCGCTCCGCACCAACTCCCAGTCCCAGCACCTGACTAATCTCTCCCTTGGAAGCGCAATCGAATCCAGTTCCAAGCAGTGCCAGCGTCTTTACGATTAATTCGTCGTCGTTACACTTGACCGCGTAGAACGGCTTGACCCGCGGCAGTTCCCGCAGCCAGTTCAGATGCTTCCGGACCACGTCGTCCAAATCCAACAGGTGGAACGGATTCTCCTCGGCGGGTGCGGCCAGCACCTGCTCCAGAACCGCCTCGACGGATTCGTTCTCATCGAGCAGGTTGAAGCTGGAACGGTCGCCGGAGGGAAGTTTCGTCGCCGTAGACATGTTGGCTAGTCGGTGATGGTTGTTGAACTGAAAAGTTTCCACTTGAAGGCAGTCACAGTCAGCTAAGTACCATCTTTATTCTGGGTGATCTTTTGAGCCGCGGCAATTAGCCATTGTTATCAGCGGTCGGTGGGAATGctcattttttgtgtgtgtacaTGGCGGATGAGATAGTCGGAGGCTTGTACGGAGGTCGATTCGAAGAATTTAAATTGTTGTTGATGTAGCGTTCGAAAAGGAATTTctagcaaaaaataattgatactctactctactctactctactctactctactctactctactctactctactctactctactctactctactctactctactctactctactctactctactctactctactctactctactctactctactctactctactctactctactctactctactctactctactctactctactctactctactctactctactctactctactctactctactctactctactctactctactctactctactctactctactctactctactctactctactctactctactctactctactctactctactctactctactctactctactctactctactctactctactctactctactcaactctactctactctactctactctactctactctactctactctactctactctactctactctatggATGATGTCCTATCTATGACACACGTGCTGTCGTAATCCggataatattatttttgataaattctaAAAACAAGACAAATGAACCTACGTGAAGACAATTAAACCCGCCTTATTTGAATTTggtttgaaaatgatttaattgaataaaaaatctcaatattcACTTCAATCCAAAAAAGGTTGTTTTAATAATGTTGCCAACATTGCATCCCATTTTCATAATCTTGATAATGTATTCAACCTTTCAGGATCGCACCTCAGCTTATCCCACCCCACCCTAACCTAGCAATATTTCACCCAACTTTACCATTTTCTCCTCAGTTCCGCTAATTTGCATATCTTCAACTCACCGCGTTATGAGCCATTTTTTACTGGTCGGGATCGTCGGATTTTGTGGGatagcttttttttctctctcattcctgAATGCACCCACGAGCCTAAATCCTCTGGCCCCAGCCGATAATCGAGGTTCGTTCGACGGGAAAATGGGTTTTATTGACCCTTGTttgaaactagaaaaaaaatctgcggaCGCCGAAATGGCTCACCGGAAATTGCTTTTAGTGCGTGAATTtatgggagaaaaaaaaagagctaCGAAGTTGTTTTTAGCTTGAACAAAAACAGCAGAGCGAATTAGTGAATTTTGCAATGGGATTAAGtttggaaatgttttaaaattaaaactggTAACAAATactcaccacaaaaaaaaatcccaattccATTCATTATTCAACTTCCTTTGCTTCCCCCAGTCAAGTGAAAATCAGGGTCATAATTGTCCGCATCCTACTCTATCCGTTGCAGTGATAGCACCGGAAGTGACACTTTCCGCGAGCTTTCCAGGGTGCTGTCTGCAGATCTTCCAGCTCTGCGACACGCGATGGCCGTACAAGTGTCCCTCGCAATATGATGATTAGAGGACACAAATTGAATTTCCGCCTCATTAGCACTAGCTTCACTGAAGTTTGTGCGCTGGTAAGATCATTCCAAGCATGATTAATTAGTGCATAATTAAAATGTAGAATcaagttttgaaagaaatacttcaacattttaaaatgtttgcttaattttatttcTCTATCAGCGCTGAATCCCCAGTGACTGACAAGATTACACAATCTTAGCCACTGGTCATGAAGTGTTCAAAGCATATTCAAAATAACCTAGTTTAAAGTGCCAGTAAAAGTTGCCAACACAATATAAGCAAATCATATGTCCCTAATTTAGTTATCTTTCAACAATGTCGgtgaaaactttttcaaatgagcTGTCTTTTCCGCATTAatcctttaaaatatttttctttcaagTGCCAGAAAAAGCCCCCTTTAAGTCCCACACCTTACTTCACCCACCTTGGAAACAAAGCCAGAAGCTTTTCGGAGGCAGTAGCCAGTGAGTGGGCTTTCAAACAATAGAATGAAATTAGGTTCCAAACCACACTATTTAGAGAGAATGCGTGCATACTTTGCTCGCTCCCCACTGAGTTAAACGTACCTCTTTTTCTAGAAATACAGTTCCACGTTGGAAGTGGGTATTGTTCCCTGAATCGACAAAAAAGTGCCCTGGAGAAGTTTCACCCATTTGTGCTAAAAGTTGAGGGAATTGTGTCTGTGAGGGACAGGGAGTTTCtgaagttaaattaaattgatgattgtcaaaaatgattttgtgaactgccatttaaaattttttcattttacattAACAAAAAATGATTGACAGGGCgaaatttggaattgttttaatttatcataaaattgttattagtatttaattttagcattttcagGTGTTATAAGAGTAGCTCAATTTATATGAACAagaatatttgttttatggccAATTCAACCTATTCATTATCAGAATCGAGATTCAATAATGATTCACGTTTCAATCTACCAAACCCtcatcaaacaatttcaaaataagattatttaAGTTCACTTACGTTTTTATTAATTCGTGTTTATCATAAAAgcaaaaagagcaattctctcagatttcggtcattcgatttttttttaattttttaatcaggctgaaacgTTTTTGATGCCTtaatttgttcatataattttccatacaaatttggtagctgtccatacaaaaatgatgatcttttgaaagaattttttgatcgatttggtgtctttgacaaagATGTAGGTATGAatgaggactacactgaaaaaatgatacccggtaaaaaaatgagatttttaatttaactttttgtcactaagcttgatttgcaaaaaaaaaaatatttttttctgattcctCTATAACATGGACATCAAATGCTCACTTTTCAGAAACTTCCAGAATGGACAAAATGTCTTTGAACGA harbors:
- the LOC120414964 gene encoding ornithine decarboxylase-like — protein: MSTATKLPSGDRSSFNLLDENESVEAVLEQVLAAPAEENPFHLLDLDDVVRKHLNWLRELPRVKPFYAVKCNDDELIVKTLALLGTGFDCASKGEISQVLGLGVGAERIIYAHPIKAKESLVFARNNGVGKMTFDNECELEKVAKYYPEAELVLRIRHDSDKVLISLGKKFGCDARLDGPELIRKAQELGLNVIGVSFHVGCGSLDADCFYNAIKSAKFLFEFADTVGYRFSLLDIGGGFPGDVDKPIGEFATAINRALDEFFPNLDGIQVIAEPGRYYVGSAVRLLATINGKKIIRDPADSSRILQVMYYINDGVFGTLFDWVSLRAINDLSRAIPIITKQKRDKIQFKTTVWGPTCDSTDIVCEDVDFPEHDIGEYLLFENIGAYGITFATNFNGFPKPTIQIYVKKQTWNALAALDGIKWQDKTFNFLQSKLQNKPE